One Rhinoderma darwinii isolate aRhiDar2 chromosome 6, aRhiDar2.hap1, whole genome shotgun sequence DNA window includes the following coding sequences:
- the PAQR4 gene encoding progestin and adipoQ receptor family member 4 isoform X2: MNHHGGARIYHKLLTLDMCGICLVNTLGALPIIYCTLFCHPYTRSLALLAYTGLSSYVIFCAISAHSNISRLCSFAWQAAFRFFFFYLRWAGLGSGHPSSLRCYLLMDSLALLGGIINVSRLPERLRPGKFDYWCNSHQIMHVLVVISILYLHWGVASDLFWISSYPCPRE, translated from the exons ATGAACCACCATGGCGGGGCGCGCATCTACCACAAGCTCCTCACTCTTGACATGTGCGGCATCTGCCTTGTCAACACTTTGG GTGCTCTCCCCATCATTTACTGCACGCTCTTCTGCCATCCCTACACGCGGAGCCTGGCCCTCCTGGCATACACCGGTTTGTCTAGTTACGTGATCTTCTGCGCAATCAGCGCTCACAGCAACATAAGTCGCCTCTGCTCGTTTGCCTGGCAAGCTGCCTTCCGCTTCTTCTTCTTTTATCTCCGCTGGGCAGGACTGGGCTCTGGCCATCCATCCTCACTACGCTGCTACCTCCTTATGGACAGTCTGGCCCTACTCGGAGGCATAATTAACGTTTCTCGCCTTCCTGAACGTTTACGGCCTGGAAAATTTGACTACTGGTGCAACAGTCACCAGATTATGCACGTCCTGGTAGTGATCAGCATCTTATATTTGCACTGGGGTGTAGCCTCTGACCTCTTCTGGATAAGCAGTTACCCATGTCCGCGGGAGTGA